A genomic segment from bacterium encodes:
- a CDS encoding NAD(P)-dependent oxidoreductase, giving the protein MRVGVVGLGIMGAPMARNCLRAGHAVTVHTRTRARAVPLLDEGAVWADDAAAVARAADVVITCLPDGPDVAQVVCGANGVLAGAAGPLVVVDTSTIAPAIARDLAARCAGHAVDFLDAPVSGGDKGAIAGTLSIMVGGDAAALERARPVLQAIGRTITHMGGPGQGQMTKLVNQVVGACTLAAVAEGVHLAARAGLDPDAVVAAVGSGAASSWMMQHLAPRMQRHDFAPGFMVRLQQKDLRLALAAAADVGAPLPATALVQQLFAAVEAQGGSDLGTQALVSALEALAGVPLHSA; this is encoded by the coding sequence ATGCGAGTCGGCGTCGTCGGTCTCGGGATCATGGGCGCGCCCATGGCGCGCAACTGCCTGCGCGCGGGACACGCGGTCACGGTACACACCCGCACGCGCGCGCGGGCGGTGCCGCTGCTCGACGAGGGCGCGGTCTGGGCCGACGATGCGGCCGCCGTCGCGCGCGCGGCCGACGTGGTGATCACCTGTCTGCCGGACGGACCCGACGTCGCGCAGGTCGTGTGCGGTGCGAACGGCGTCCTCGCGGGGGCGGCGGGGCCCCTCGTCGTCGTCGACACCAGCACCATCGCGCCGGCCATCGCGCGCGACCTCGCCGCGCGATGTGCGGGGCACGCCGTCGACTTCCTCGATGCCCCGGTGTCGGGCGGCGACAAGGGTGCGATCGCCGGCACGCTGTCGATCATGGTCGGCGGCGACGCCGCGGCGTTGGAGCGCGCGCGGCCCGTGCTCCAGGCGATCGGCAGGACCATCACGCACATGGGCGGGCCGGGGCAGGGGCAGATGACGAAGCTGGTGAACCAGGTCGTCGGTGCGTGCACGTTGGCGGCGGTCGCCGAGGGCGTGCACCTCGCGGCGCGCGCGGGGCTCGATCCGGACGCGGTGGTGGCGGCGGTCGGGAGCGGCGCGGCGTCCTCGTGGATGATGCAGCACCTCGCGCCACGCATGCAGCGTCACGACTTCGCGCCGGGGTTCATGGTGCGGCTCCAGCAGAAGGACCTGCGCCTCGCGCTCGCCGCGGCGGCCGACGTCGGGGCGCCGCTGCCGGCAACGGCGCTCGTGCAGCAGCTCTTCGCCGCCGTCGAGGCGCAGGGCGGCAGCGACCTCGGCACGCAGGCGCTGGTCTCGGCGCTGGAGGCGCTCGCGGGCGTGCCCCTGCACTCCGCTTGA
- a CDS encoding TIGR03617 family F420-dependent LLM class oxidoreductase: MQLDTGLSLSDIRVAGEQARAAEAFGWDGVWTAEAGHDPFLPCVAAATATERVSIGTNIAVAFPRSPLVHAQMAWDLQALSRGRFVLGLGTQVKGHNERRYSTKWTPPGPRLREMIQLIRHIWDVWQNGTRPHFAGEHYQFSLMTPFFSPGPIEWPKIPIYIAGVNPYVLRLAGELCDGLHAHPFHSAKYLRETVLPNVEAGARKTGRQRSDCAIATTGFVISGRTRDDFGPARALVRQQISFYASTRAYAPVLEAHGWGDLSRRLGEKAATGDWGGMAELVTDEMLAVYATEGTWDELPGLLKRKYDGLVDRLGLYAMPGILPEGTALGELVRAIRTA; encoded by the coding sequence ATGCAGCTCGACACCGGTCTCAGCCTGAGCGACATCCGTGTGGCGGGGGAGCAGGCGCGCGCCGCCGAGGCGTTCGGCTGGGACGGCGTCTGGACGGCGGAAGCGGGGCACGACCCCTTCCTCCCGTGCGTCGCCGCGGCGACGGCGACCGAGCGCGTCTCGATCGGCACCAACATCGCCGTCGCGTTCCCGCGCAGCCCGCTGGTGCACGCGCAGATGGCGTGGGACCTCCAGGCGCTGTCGCGCGGCCGCTTCGTCCTCGGCCTCGGCACCCAGGTGAAGGGACACAACGAGCGCCGCTACTCGACGAAATGGACGCCGCCGGGGCCGCGCCTGCGCGAGATGATCCAGCTGATCCGGCACATCTGGGACGTCTGGCAGAACGGCACGCGGCCGCACTTCGCCGGCGAGCACTACCAGTTCAGCCTGATGACGCCGTTCTTCAGCCCCGGGCCGATCGAGTGGCCGAAGATCCCGATCTACATCGCCGGCGTGAACCCGTACGTGCTGCGGCTCGCCGGCGAGCTCTGCGACGGCCTCCATGCCCATCCGTTCCACTCCGCGAAGTACCTCCGCGAGACCGTGCTCCCGAACGTCGAGGCGGGCGCCCGCAAGACGGGCCGGCAGCGCAGCGACTGTGCCATCGCCACGACCGGGTTCGTCATCAGCGGCCGCACGCGCGACGACTTCGGCCCTGCGCGCGCGCTCGTGCGCCAGCAGATCTCCTTCTACGCGTCGACGCGCGCCTATGCTCCGGTGCTCGAGGCGCACGGCTGGGGCGATCTCTCCCGGCGTCTCGGCGAGAAGGCCGCGACCGGCGACTGGGGCGGCATGGCCGAGCTCGTCACCGACGAGATGCTGGCCGTGTATGCGACGGAAGGCACGTGGGACGAGCTGCCCGGTCTGCTGAAGCGGAAGTACGACGGCCTCGTCGACCGCCTCGGACTCTACGCGATGCCGGGCATCCTCCCCGAGGGCACGGCGCTGGGTGAGCTCGTGCGGGCGATCCGAACCGCCTGA
- a CDS encoding isoprenylcysteine carboxylmethyltransferase family protein, whose translation MTAAQGTDALLVAAWVVLAVDTFRQARRVPVVGAAQVRSWNPPAAVRGVLFALLLAGMAWLERASGGRLAFHPLPALLGLGLVAAGLALHLHARRTLGRHWSAVVTVRDDHRLVTDGAYRVVRHPLYLAIVLLAVGTLLAHPSWAVLCAAIGLGVGVGVKVRLEDRVLHEALGARWERYAERVPALLPFRR comes from the coding sequence GTGACGGCGGCGCAGGGTACGGACGCGCTCCTCGTGGCGGCCTGGGTGGTGCTCGCGGTGGACACGTTCCGTCAGGCGCGGCGCGTCCCGGTGGTGGGGGCGGCGCAGGTGCGCAGCTGGAACCCGCCGGCGGCGGTGCGCGGCGTGCTCTTCGCGCTGCTGCTGGCCGGCATGGCCTGGCTCGAGCGGGCGAGCGGCGGGCGGCTGGCGTTCCACCCGCTGCCGGCGCTCCTCGGCCTCGGCCTCGTCGCCGCCGGGCTCGCCTTGCACCTGCATGCACGGCGCACGCTCGGACGCCACTGGTCGGCGGTGGTGACCGTGCGCGACGACCACCGCCTGGTCACCGACGGCGCCTACCGCGTCGTGCGGCATCCGCTGTATCTGGCGATCGTGCTGCTCGCCGTCGGGACGCTGCTGGCGCATCCCTCGTGGGCGGTGCTGTGCGCGGCGATCGGGCTGGGCGTCGGCGTCGGCGTGAAGGTGCGGCTCGAGGACCGCGTCCTGCACGAGGCGCTCGGCGCCAGGTGGGAGCGCTATGCCGAGCGCGTGCCGGCGCTGCTGCCCTTTCGCCGCTGA
- the def gene encoding peptide deformylase, translating to MAVLKVAHLGHPILRLVAEPVPPAAIGSREIQQLIDDMLDTMEDEDGAGLAAPQVHVSKRIVIYGVRHNPRYPDADDVPLTVLVNPVVSPVGTAQEEGWEGCLSVPDLRGMVPRFTRVTVEALGRDGEPLRFTAEDFHARVVQHECDHLDGKVYLDRMPSMDTLTFLPEFHRYWLRRE from the coding sequence ATGGCCGTGCTGAAGGTCGCGCATCTCGGACATCCCATCCTGCGTCTGGTCGCGGAGCCCGTGCCGCCCGCGGCGATCGGCTCGCGCGAGATCCAGCAGCTGATCGACGACATGCTCGACACCATGGAGGACGAGGACGGCGCCGGCCTGGCTGCGCCGCAGGTGCACGTGTCGAAGCGCATCGTCATCTACGGCGTGCGCCACAATCCGCGCTATCCCGACGCCGACGACGTGCCGCTGACGGTCCTCGTGAACCCCGTCGTCAGCCCGGTCGGCACCGCGCAGGAGGAGGGCTGGGAGGGCTGCCTCAGCGTGCCCGACCTCCGCGGCATGGTGCCGCGCTTCACGCGCGTGACGGTCGAGGCGCTCGGGCGCGACGGCGAGCCGCTGCGCTTCACGGCCGAGGACTTCCACGCCCGCGTCGTGCAGCACGAGTGCGATCACCTCGACGGCAAGGTCTACCTCGACCGCATGCCGTCGATGGACACGCTGACGTTCCTCCCCGAGTTCCATCGCTACTGGCTGCGCCGCGAGTGA
- the thiO gene encoding glycine oxidase ThiO, producing MSASGADVVVLGGGIVGCAIARELARRGADVVVVERGEPAAEATRAAAGMVAPQAETDAAGPVLRLGVASRDRYPAWVTAIEAESGIDVAFRTDGILYVARWPGDARVLAARARWQRAAGLRVRQVSAAAARRRVPALPRDLPLALHFPDDHRVDNERLGAAVARAAERAGVRLRTHTAVRAIRARRGTVVGIDTDRGRLEARAVVNAAGAWAARIALPRGSAAPPVFPVRGQMLVLHAPGALPLPLYSRRVYLVPRLDGRILVGATREPAELDKRVTLAGAATLLAAAHALVPGLGAAALVGHWAGLRPGTPDGRPILGPAPDLAGLWLATGHYRHGILLAPATAEAIADLVTGGRTALPIVGMAPRRFARG from the coding sequence GTGAGCGCGAGCGGCGCCGACGTCGTCGTGCTGGGCGGCGGGATCGTCGGCTGCGCGATCGCACGCGAGCTGGCGCGGCGGGGTGCGGACGTCGTCGTCGTCGAGCGCGGCGAGCCGGCGGCGGAGGCGACGCGGGCTGCCGCCGGGATGGTCGCGCCGCAGGCCGAGACCGACGCGGCGGGGCCGGTGCTCCGCCTCGGCGTCGCGAGCCGCGACCGCTACCCCGCATGGGTCACGGCGATCGAGGCCGAGAGCGGCATCGACGTCGCGTTCCGCACCGACGGCATCCTCTACGTCGCGCGCTGGCCGGGCGACGCGCGCGTGCTGGCGGCGCGCGCCCGATGGCAGCGTGCCGCGGGCCTGCGCGTCCGGCAGGTGAGCGCGGCGGCCGCGCGGCGCCGCGTGCCGGCGTTGCCGCGCGACCTGCCGCTCGCGCTGCATTTCCCCGACGACCATCGCGTCGACAACGAGCGCCTCGGGGCAGCGGTGGCGCGTGCGGCGGAGCGGGCGGGCGTCCGCCTGCGGACGCACACGGCGGTGCGCGCGATTCGCGCCCGGCGGGGTACCGTCGTCGGCATCGACACCGATCGGGGTCGCCTGGAAGCGCGCGCGGTGGTGAATGCGGCGGGTGCCTGGGCCGCTCGCATCGCACTGCCGCGCGGCAGCGCGGCGCCGCCGGTGTTCCCGGTCCGCGGGCAGATGCTCGTGCTGCATGCGCCGGGCGCGCTGCCGCTGCCGCTCTACTCGCGGCGCGTGTACCTCGTGCCGCGCCTCGACGGCCGCATCCTCGTCGGGGCCACGCGCGAGCCGGCCGAGCTCGACAAGCGGGTGACGCTGGCCGGCGCCGCGACGCTCCTCGCCGCGGCCCATGCGCTCGTGCCGGGACTCGGAGCCGCGGCCCTGGTCGGCCATTGGGCGGGGCTGCGCCCGGGCACGCCCGACGGACGGCCGATCCTCGGCCCCGCGCCCGATCTCGCGGGACTGTGGCTCGCGACCGGGCACTACCGGCACGGCATCCTGCTCGCGCCGGCGACGGCCGAGGCGATCGCCGACCTGGTGACCGGCGGTCGCACGGCGCTGCCGATCGTCGGCATGGCGCCGCGGCGCTTCGCGCGGGGCTAG
- a CDS encoding Rne/Rng family ribonuclease, protein MHKQILINAARWETRVAVLEDTTLVELHIERHHERGIAGNIYKGKVVRVLPGMQAAFLDIGLEKAAFLHVSDLALPETLPPQIAQDDAVLADETAPEPAAEPAAAYPPEPAPDGDAAEPAARAEGEADPEGESEDGRPPRRRVPLPPIEERLKKGEELLVQVAKEPMGTKGARVTAHISLPGRHLVYMPGTRHIGISRRIEDPAERDRLREIVEAERPAEGGLIVRTACEGATKRDIHDDVRFLTRLWSHVQKVADGATAPSLIHQDLDLPLRTVRDLFTSDVERLVVDDPDDHARVVEFVEATMPRLTSRVHHYEGSTPLFDQHGVETKIVRALDRRVWLKSGGYLIFDQTESLTTVDVNTGRYVGKTDQEETVLRTNLEAAKQVVQQLRLRNIGGIIVIDFIDMEKLANRKKVFDALQEAMRKDKARSNVLRISELGLVQMTRKRTRESLEQLLTAPCPHCDGHGRERSAETLAYDALRRLQREVVGRTERTILALRVPPDVAEFLALHRTTTVAAVEKRLGTEIVLEGDASLERGAVQVVVR, encoded by the coding sequence GTGCACAAGCAGATCCTGATCAACGCGGCCCGCTGGGAGACGCGGGTGGCCGTGCTCGAAGACACGACGCTCGTCGAGCTGCACATCGAGCGCCACCACGAGCGCGGCATCGCCGGCAACATCTACAAGGGCAAGGTCGTCCGCGTGCTGCCCGGCATGCAGGCCGCGTTCCTCGACATCGGACTCGAGAAGGCGGCGTTCCTGCACGTCTCCGATCTCGCGCTGCCCGAGACGCTGCCGCCGCAGATCGCTCAGGACGACGCGGTCCTCGCCGACGAGACCGCGCCCGAGCCGGCCGCGGAGCCGGCCGCCGCCTACCCGCCCGAGCCGGCGCCCGACGGCGACGCCGCCGAGCCCGCCGCCCGCGCCGAGGGCGAGGCCGATCCCGAGGGCGAGAGCGAGGACGGCCGGCCGCCGCGCCGCCGCGTCCCGCTGCCGCCCATCGAGGAGCGTCTCAAGAAGGGCGAGGAGCTGCTGGTCCAGGTCGCGAAGGAGCCGATGGGGACGAAGGGCGCCCGCGTGACGGCGCACATCTCCCTACCCGGCCGTCACCTCGTGTACATGCCGGGCACGCGCCACATCGGCATCTCGCGGCGCATCGAGGACCCGGCCGAGCGTGACCGCCTGCGCGAGATCGTCGAGGCCGAGCGCCCCGCCGAGGGCGGCCTCATCGTGCGCACCGCCTGCGAGGGCGCGACCAAGCGCGACATCCACGACGACGTGCGCTTCCTCACCCGCCTCTGGAGCCACGTCCAGAAGGTCGCCGACGGCGCCACCGCCCCGTCGCTGATCCACCAGGATCTCGACCTGCCGCTGCGCACGGTGCGCGACCTGTTCACCTCCGACGTCGAGCGGCTCGTGGTCGACGACCCCGACGACCATGCGCGCGTCGTCGAGTTCGTCGAAGCCACGATGCCGCGCCTCACCTCGCGCGTGCACCACTACGAGGGCTCGACGCCGCTGTTCGACCAGCACGGCGTCGAGACCAAGATCGTGCGCGCGCTCGACCGGCGCGTCTGGCTCAAGTCGGGCGGCTACCTGATCTTCGATCAGACCGAATCGCTGACCACCGTCGACGTCAACACCGGCCGCTACGTCGGCAAGACGGACCAGGAAGAGACCGTCCTGCGCACGAACCTCGAGGCCGCGAAGCAGGTCGTGCAGCAGCTCCGCCTGCGCAACATCGGCGGCATCATCGTCATCGACTTCATCGACATGGAGAAGCTGGCGAACCGCAAGAAGGTGTTCGACGCGCTCCAGGAGGCGATGCGCAAGGACAAGGCGCGCTCGAACGTGCTGCGCATCTCGGAGCTCGGGCTGGTCCAGATGACACGCAAGCGGACGCGCGAGAGCCTCGAGCAGCTGCTCACCGCACCCTGCCCGCACTGCGACGGCCATGGGCGCGAGCGCTCGGCCGAGACGCTCGCCTACGACGCGCTCCGCCGCCTCCAGCGCGAGGTCGTGGGCCGCACCGAGCGGACGATCCTGGCGCTGCGCGTGCCGCCGGACGTCGCCGAGTTCCTCGCCCTCCACCGTACGACGACCGTCGCGGCGGTCGAGAAGCGGCTCGGCACGGAGATCGTGCTCGAGGGCGACGCCTCGCTCGAGCGCGGCGCCGTGCAGGTCGTCGTCCGCTAG
- a CDS encoding TIGR03960 family B12-binding radical SAM protein, which yields MRTYRAEYERLLPLVEKPGRYLGNERGSVRKDDAQVRVRFALAFPEVYEIAQSHLGLQILYDVLNRRPDVAAERCYAPWTDLEALLRRHGLPLVSLESHRALHDFDVVGFSLQYELTYTNLLTMLELGGIPLRSADRGTGDPVVVGGGPCAFNPEPIAPFLDAVVLGDGEHVVGELCDAVAAHRGDDRSVLLRALADIPGVYVPALFVPRYADGGALLAVEPTAGGPAQVAKRVLPDLDAVPLPANPVVPNLGVVHDRASVEVMRGCVKGCRFCQAGYIYRPLRERNPERVVEHTTALMQRTGYEEVSLLSLSTGDYSGVNPVLKTLMDRLAPERVAVSLPSTRVDALSPKILEEIRRVRKTGFTLAPEAGTQRLRDVIQKEYREEELLDAARLFADLGWRSLKLYFMIGLPSETEDDVRGIAELAGRVKRAAKGRLKVTASVSTFSPKPHTPFQWAGQLTVAETEARHALLRHELRRRGVEFKWHDPRLSWLEGVFARGDRRLADVVETAQRRGARFDGWSDQCRLDVWQAALAEHGLGGDGHLRRRGLDEVLPWDHLDAGVSRTFLARDLARAVEGVLTPDCSVERCTYCGACDFKAIRNVDYHPDGARGSDHRGAQVSRWAELAVPADDTADPLPAWETRAWRTIRTRVAERRAARLPVAPRPDAVREAPLPATLGTGPDGPGPGGDGNAEEWLGAVPSSLTPDLDTPAPVQRLRVRYRKVGPARFIGTRELGTIVQRAARRAALPVAYSRGHHPMPRIAFGPALPVGFSSDDEHLDVELTRVLDPAEVLRRLIAELPEGLEPTSVHEVPRAERSIDQSIAAYSFEVDLAPLDAPPTPEALADAVRRFADAPELLVRKVGKHGERVVDARRSVERVELAGPDRLRVDIAVGPEGTLRPPVVVGELLALDPGVLPTLHVHKVATRFHDLDPAAAAS from the coding sequence ATGCGCACCTACCGCGCCGAGTACGAGCGGCTCCTTCCGCTGGTCGAGAAGCCGGGCCGCTACCTCGGGAACGAGCGCGGCTCGGTGCGCAAGGACGATGCGCAGGTGCGCGTCCGCTTCGCGCTCGCGTTTCCGGAGGTCTACGAGATCGCGCAGTCCCACCTCGGGCTGCAGATCCTCTACGACGTCCTCAATCGGCGGCCCGACGTCGCTGCCGAGCGCTGCTACGCGCCGTGGACCGACCTCGAGGCCCTGCTCCGCCGCCATGGGCTCCCGCTCGTATCGCTCGAGAGCCATCGCGCCCTGCACGACTTCGACGTGGTCGGCTTCAGCCTCCAGTACGAGCTGACCTACACGAACCTCCTCACCATGCTCGAGCTGGGCGGCATCCCGCTGCGCAGCGCCGACCGCGGGACCGGTGATCCGGTGGTCGTCGGGGGCGGACCCTGTGCGTTCAACCCCGAGCCGATCGCGCCGTTCCTCGACGCCGTCGTGCTCGGCGACGGCGAGCACGTGGTCGGCGAGCTGTGCGACGCCGTCGCCGCGCATCGCGGGGACGATCGCAGCGTGCTGCTGCGCGCGCTGGCCGACATCCCCGGGGTCTACGTGCCGGCGCTGTTCGTGCCGCGATACGCCGACGGCGGCGCGCTCCTCGCCGTCGAGCCCACCGCCGGCGGTCCCGCGCAGGTCGCGAAGCGCGTCCTGCCCGACCTCGACGCCGTGCCGCTGCCGGCGAATCCCGTCGTCCCCAATCTCGGCGTCGTCCACGACCGGGCCAGCGTCGAGGTGATGCGCGGCTGCGTGAAGGGCTGCCGCTTCTGCCAGGCGGGCTACATCTACCGTCCGCTGCGCGAGCGGAATCCGGAGCGCGTGGTCGAGCACACGACGGCGCTCATGCAGCGCACCGGCTACGAGGAGGTCTCGCTGCTCTCGCTCTCGACCGGCGACTACAGCGGCGTCAATCCCGTCCTGAAGACGCTGATGGACCGCCTCGCGCCCGAGCGCGTCGCCGTCTCGCTGCCGTCGACACGCGTCGACGCGCTGTCGCCGAAGATCCTCGAGGAGATCCGCCGCGTGCGGAAGACGGGCTTCACCCTCGCCCCCGAGGCCGGCACGCAGCGTCTGCGCGACGTCATCCAGAAGGAGTATCGCGAAGAAGAGCTGCTCGACGCCGCCCGGCTCTTCGCCGACCTCGGGTGGCGCAGCCTGAAGCTCTATTTCATGATCGGCCTGCCCAGCGAGACCGAGGACGACGTGCGCGGCATCGCCGAGCTGGCCGGCCGCGTGAAGCGCGCCGCCAAGGGCCGGCTGAAGGTCACCGCCAGCGTCTCGACCTTCTCGCCGAAGCCGCACACGCCTTTCCAGTGGGCGGGACAGCTCACCGTCGCCGAGACCGAAGCGCGGCATGCGCTGCTGCGCCACGAGCTGCGGCGGCGCGGCGTCGAGTTCAAGTGGCACGATCCGCGTCTGTCGTGGCTCGAGGGCGTGTTCGCGCGCGGCGATCGGCGTCTCGCCGACGTCGTCGAGACCGCGCAGCGACGCGGCGCCCGCTTCGACGGCTGGTCCGACCAGTGCCGCCTCGACGTCTGGCAGGCCGCGCTCGCCGAGCACGGCCTGGGCGGCGACGGCCACCTGCGCCGGCGCGGGCTCGACGAGGTGCTGCCCTGGGACCACCTCGACGCCGGCGTCAGCCGTACGTTCCTCGCCCGCGACCTCGCCCGCGCGGTCGAGGGCGTGCTGACGCCCGACTGCTCGGTCGAGCGCTGCACCTATTGCGGTGCATGCGACTTCAAGGCGATCCGCAACGTCGACTACCACCCCGACGGCGCCCGCGGCAGCGACCATCGCGGCGCGCAGGTGTCGCGCTGGGCCGAGCTGGCGGTGCCCGCCGACGACACCGCCGATCCCCTGCCCGCCTGGGAGACCCGGGCGTGGCGCACCATCCGCACACGTGTCGCCGAGCGCCGCGCCGCGCGGCTGCCGGTGGCGCCGCGGCCCGACGCGGTCCGCGAAGCGCCGCTGCCCGCGACGCTCGGCACCGGGCCCGACGGCCCGGGGCCCGGCGGCGACGGCAACGCCGAGGAGTGGCTGGGCGCGGTCCCGTCGTCGCTGACCCCCGACCTCGACACGCCGGCACCCGTCCAGCGTCTGCGCGTCCGCTACCGCAAGGTCGGGCCGGCCCGCTTCATCGGCACCCGCGAGCTGGGCACGATCGTGCAGCGCGCCGCCCGGCGTGCCGCCCTGCCGGTCGCCTACTCGCGCGGCCACCACCCCATGCCGCGCATCGCGTTCGGCCCCGCCCTGCCGGTCGGCTTCTCGAGCGACGACGAGCATCTCGACGTCGAGCTGACGCGCGTGCTCGACCCGGCCGAGGTGCTGCGCCGCCTGATCGCGGAGCTGCCCGAGGGGCTCGAGCCGACGTCGGTGCACGAGGTTCCGCGCGCCGAGCGCAGCATCGACCAGTCGATCGCCGCGTACTCGTTCGAGGTCGACCTGGCACCGCTCGACGCCCCGCCGACGCCCGAGGCGCTCGCCGACGCCGTCCGGCGCTTCGCCGACGCCCCCGAGCTGCTCGTGCGCAAGGTCGGCAAGCACGGCGAGCGGGTCGTCGACGCGCGGCGCAGCGTCGAGCGCGTCGAGCTCGCCGGCCCCGATCGGCTGCGCGTCGACATCGCCGTCGGCCCCGAGGGGACGCTGCGACCGCCGGTCGTCGTCGGCGAGCTGCTGGCGCTCGACCCGGGCGTCCTCCCCACCCTGCACGTGCACAAGGTGGCGACCCGCTTCCACGACCTCGATCCTGCCGCGGCGGCGTCCTGA
- the tatA gene encoding twin-arginine translocase TatA/TatE family subunit gives MFGLGVGELLIVLVIILVVFGAGKLPEVMGSMGKGINSFKKGLREPPEIDVTPGKDDAPAKTEPERR, from the coding sequence ATGTTCGGTCTCGGTGTCGGCGAGCTTCTGATCGTCCTCGTGATCATCCTCGTGGTGTTCGGCGCGGGGAAGCTTCCCGAGGTGATGGGGAGCATGGGGAAGGGGATCAACTCCTTCAAGAAGGGCCTCCGTGAGCCGCCTGAGATCGACGTCACCCCGGGCAAGGACGACGCCCCAGCCAAGACCGAGCCCGAGCGGCGCTAG
- a CDS encoding zinc-ribbon domain-containing protein, protein MTVTCPHCETRYQMPPRSRLQSRPSLRCTRCDHVFDPEEGLEAPSLDAADPEADDERFRFDDAEDDDAPAPPARAKRRKPPVGTRPEPAPEPEEDEEPDEDDEPAPPPRRPAARRVPPPAEEFTTDEDDEDEVEADDEPAAPPPRRSRARRTGAADDEDDAPRATGSPARFALRSMLAVTLAYAVLSIYLYTHPRRVGELLGGLPVVGQQLSDVRLSPASIQLADLRGEYQRVHGDNLVFVVAGTAINNAPIAVSGVQIQARVHGPTELRQTVFCGAAPKGIRDLSVREIDLLQTLTPPKDWTLGPGAQAPFLVAFVSPPVPLDDYTVEVVGVRRGGPAD, encoded by the coding sequence ATGACGGTCACCTGCCCGCACTGCGAGACGCGGTACCAGATGCCACCGCGCTCGCGGCTCCAGAGCCGCCCGAGTCTGCGCTGCACGCGTTGCGACCACGTCTTCGACCCCGAGGAGGGACTCGAGGCGCCGTCGCTCGACGCGGCGGACCCCGAGGCGGACGACGAGCGCTTCCGCTTCGACGACGCCGAGGACGACGACGCCCCGGCGCCCCCGGCGCGTGCGAAGCGTCGCAAGCCGCCCGTCGGCACCAGGCCCGAGCCGGCGCCCGAACCCGAAGAGGACGAGGAGCCGGACGAGGACGACGAGCCGGCCCCGCCGCCGCGTCGCCCGGCCGCCCGGCGCGTGCCGCCCCCGGCCGAGGAGTTCACGACCGACGAGGACGACGAGGACGAGGTGGAGGCGGACGACGAGCCGGCGGCGCCGCCGCCGCGCAGGAGCCGCGCACGGCGCACGGGCGCTGCCGACGACGAGGACGACGCGCCGCGCGCCACCGGCTCCCCCGCCCGCTTCGCCCTCCGCAGCATGCTCGCGGTGACGCTGGCCTACGCGGTGCTGTCCATCTACCTCTACACGCATCCGCGCCGCGTGGGCGAGCTGCTGGGCGGCCTCCCGGTCGTGGGCCAGCAGCTGTCGGACGTGCGGCTCAGCCCCGCCAGCATCCAGCTCGCCGACCTGCGCGGCGAGTACCAGCGCGTCCACGGCGACAACCTGGTCTTCGTCGTCGCCGGCACGGCCATCAACAACGCGCCGATCGCGGTGAGCGGCGTGCAGATACAGGCCCGCGTCCATGGGCCGACGGAGCTGCGGCAGACCGTCTTCTGCGGTGCTGCCCCGAAGGGCATCCGCGACCTGTCGGTACGCGAGATCGACCTCCTGCAGACCCTGACCCCGCCCAAGGACTGGACGCTCGGGCCGGGCGCGCAGGCGCCGTTCCTGGTCGCCTTCGTATCGCCGCCCGTGCCGCTCGACGACTATACCGTCGAGGTCGTCGGCGTGCGCCGCGGCGGGCCGGCCGACTAG